The proteins below come from a single Miscanthus floridulus cultivar M001 chromosome 1, ASM1932011v1, whole genome shotgun sequence genomic window:
- the LOC136517812 gene encoding probable N-acetyl-gamma-glutamyl-phosphate reductase, chloroplastic isoform X1: MQQPQAQTMASAAGITSGQIQKNRILGSNSKPFAGIVLKKPQQVGALPLHVRGSIASSPRKLFSPKAAAPKSGDGIRIAVLGASGYTGAEIVRFLASHPQFHTKVMTADRKAGEQFGSVFPHLRTLDLPRLVAIKDADFSDVDAVFCSLPHGTTQEIIKSLPRHLKIVDLSAVCSAHTIFTSLIWVRSRLLLRNYCLQDFRLRDINEYAEWYGHSHRAPELQEEAVYGLTELQRDDIRNARLVANPGCYPTSIQLPLVPLVKAKLIKLTNIIIDAKSGVSGAGRGAKEANLYTEIAEGIHAYGITSHRHVPEIEQGLTDAAESKVTISFTPHLMCMTRGMQSTIYVELASGVTPRDLYEHLKSTYEDEEFVKLLHGSSTPHTSHVKGSNYCFMNVYEDRIPGRAIIISVIDNLVKGASGQALQNLNLMMGLPENMGLQYPPLFP, translated from the exons AATAGAATCCTTGGATCTAATTCGAAGCCATTTGCGGGTATCGTACTCAAGAAACCTCAGCAG GTTGGAGCCCTGCCCCTCCATGTGAGGGGATCCATTGCTTCTTCACCGCGGAAGCTTTTCTCCCCTAAGGCAGCAGCCCCTAAATCAGGGGATGGCATACGCATTGCAGTGCTAGGGGCCAGCGGTTATACTGGAGCTGAG ATTGTTCGTTTTCTAGCGAGCCACCCTCAGTTCCATACAAAAGTGATGACTGCAGATAGAAAAGCTGGCGAGCAGTTTGGATCTGTATTTCCTCACTTGAGAACGCTG GACCTGCCGAGATTGGTTGCAATAAAAGACGCTGACTTTTCAGATGTTGATGCTGTTTTTTGTTCCTTGCCACATGGTACAACACAG GAAATTATCAAAAGTTTACCCCGACACTTAAAGATCGTTGATCTCTCAGCGGTATGCTCTGCACACACTATATTTACTTCTCTAATATGGGTACGATCTCGATTGTTGTTGAGAAACTATTGCTTACAGGACTTCCGACTACGTGACATCAATGAGTACGCTGAATGGTATGGCCATTCCCATAGGGCACCAGAACTACAG GAAGAGGCTGTGTATGGTTTAACTGAACTTCAACGAGATGACATAAGAAATGCACGTCTGGTAGCAAATCCAGGGTGTTATCCCACATCTATTCAACTTCCGCTTGTTCCTTTGGTAAAG GCAAAACTGATCAAGCTGACCAACATTATCATTGATGCAAAATCTGGGGTCAGTGGTGCAG GACGTGGGGCTAAGGAAGCAAATCTTTACACTGAAATCGCTGAGGGTATCCATGCTTATGGGATAACAAGCCATCGGCATG TTCCTGAGATTGAGCAAGGACTTACAGATGCTGCTGAATCAAAAGTTACTATCAGCTTTACTCCACATTTGATGTGTATG ACACGTGGGATGCAATCTACTATATATGTTGAATTGGCATCTGGAGTGACTCCCAGGGATTTGTATGAACACCTGAAGTCTACTTACGAG GATGAAGAATTTGTCAAGCTGTTACATGGTAGCAGCACTCCTCACACAAGCCATGTTAAGGGATCAAATTACTGCTTCATGAATGTTTATGAGGATAGAATTCCTGGAAGGGCCATCATCATCTCTGTC ATAGATAATCTCGTGAAGGGAGCATCTGGTCAGGCTTTGCaaaatcttaatctgatgatggGACTGCCTGAGAATATGGGGCTACAATACCCGCCCCTGTTCCCTTGA
- the LOC136517812 gene encoding probable N-acetyl-gamma-glutamyl-phosphate reductase, chloroplastic isoform X2: MQQPQAQTMASAAGITSGQIQKNRILGSNSKPFAGIVLKKPQQVGALPLHVRGSIASSPRKLFSPKAAAPKSGDGIRIAVLGASGYTGAEIVRFLASHPQFHTKVMTADRKAGEQFGSVFPHLRTLDLPRLVAIKDADFSDVDAVFCSLPHGTTQEIIKSLPRHLKIVDLSADFRLRDINEYAEWYGHSHRAPELQEEAVYGLTELQRDDIRNARLVANPGCYPTSIQLPLVPLVKAKLIKLTNIIIDAKSGVSGAGRGAKEANLYTEIAEGIHAYGITSHRHVPEIEQGLTDAAESKVTISFTPHLMCMTRGMQSTIYVELASGVTPRDLYEHLKSTYEDEEFVKLLHGSSTPHTSHVKGSNYCFMNVYEDRIPGRAIIISVIDNLVKGASGQALQNLNLMMGLPENMGLQYPPLFP, encoded by the exons AATAGAATCCTTGGATCTAATTCGAAGCCATTTGCGGGTATCGTACTCAAGAAACCTCAGCAG GTTGGAGCCCTGCCCCTCCATGTGAGGGGATCCATTGCTTCTTCACCGCGGAAGCTTTTCTCCCCTAAGGCAGCAGCCCCTAAATCAGGGGATGGCATACGCATTGCAGTGCTAGGGGCCAGCGGTTATACTGGAGCTGAG ATTGTTCGTTTTCTAGCGAGCCACCCTCAGTTCCATACAAAAGTGATGACTGCAGATAGAAAAGCTGGCGAGCAGTTTGGATCTGTATTTCCTCACTTGAGAACGCTG GACCTGCCGAGATTGGTTGCAATAAAAGACGCTGACTTTTCAGATGTTGATGCTGTTTTTTGTTCCTTGCCACATGGTACAACACAG GAAATTATCAAAAGTTTACCCCGACACTTAAAGATCGTTGATCTCTCAGCG GACTTCCGACTACGTGACATCAATGAGTACGCTGAATGGTATGGCCATTCCCATAGGGCACCAGAACTACAG GAAGAGGCTGTGTATGGTTTAACTGAACTTCAACGAGATGACATAAGAAATGCACGTCTGGTAGCAAATCCAGGGTGTTATCCCACATCTATTCAACTTCCGCTTGTTCCTTTGGTAAAG GCAAAACTGATCAAGCTGACCAACATTATCATTGATGCAAAATCTGGGGTCAGTGGTGCAG GACGTGGGGCTAAGGAAGCAAATCTTTACACTGAAATCGCTGAGGGTATCCATGCTTATGGGATAACAAGCCATCGGCATG TTCCTGAGATTGAGCAAGGACTTACAGATGCTGCTGAATCAAAAGTTACTATCAGCTTTACTCCACATTTGATGTGTATG ACACGTGGGATGCAATCTACTATATATGTTGAATTGGCATCTGGAGTGACTCCCAGGGATTTGTATGAACACCTGAAGTCTACTTACGAG GATGAAGAATTTGTCAAGCTGTTACATGGTAGCAGCACTCCTCACACAAGCCATGTTAAGGGATCAAATTACTGCTTCATGAATGTTTATGAGGATAGAATTCCTGGAAGGGCCATCATCATCTCTGTC ATAGATAATCTCGTGAAGGGAGCATCTGGTCAGGCTTTGCaaaatcttaatctgatgatggGACTGCCTGAGAATATGGGGCTACAATACCCGCCCCTGTTCCCTTGA